From one Lotus japonicus ecotype B-129 chromosome 3, LjGifu_v1.2 genomic stretch:
- the LOC130748061 gene encoding UDP-D-apiose/UDP-D-xylose synthase 2, whose product MAARVDLDGNPIKPLTICMIGAGGFIGSHLCEKLMSETPHKVLALDVYSDKIKHLLEPDTLPWAGRIHFHRLNIKHDSRLEGLIKMSDLTINLAAICTPADYNTRPLDTIYSNFIDALPVAKYCSENNKRLIHFSTCEVYGKTIGSFLPKDSPLRQDPAYYVLKEDESPCIFGSIEKQRWSYACAKQLIERLIYAEGAENGMEFTIVRPFNWIGPRMDFIPGIDGPSEGVPRVLACFSNNLLRREPLKLVDGGESQRTFIYIKDAIEAVLLMIENPARANGHIFNVGNPHNEVTVRQLAEMMTKVYSKVSEEAPLENPAIDVSSKEFYGEGYDDSDKRIPDMTIINKQLGWNPKTSLWDLLESTLTYQHRTYAEAIKKAIAKPVAS is encoded by the exons ATGGCTGCGCGTGTGGATCTCGATGGCAACCCCATCAAGCCATTGACCATTTGCATGATCGGCGCCGGAGGCTTCATCGGATCCCACCTCTGCGAGAAGCTCATGTCGGAGACGCCGCACAAGGTGCTCGCTCTCGATGTCTACAGTGACAAGATCAAGCACCTCTTGGAGCCTGACACGCTCCCTTGGGCTGGTCGCATCCACTTCCATCGCCTCAACATCAAGCACGATTCTAGGCTTGAAGGTCTCATCAAGATGTCAGATCTG ACTATTAATCTCGCTGCAATATGCACTCCTGCTGATTACAACACTCGTCCTTTGGACACCATTTACAGCAATTTCATTGATGCTCTTCCTGTG GCGAAGTACTGTTCGGAAAACAACAAGCGTCTCATTCATTTTTCTACTTGTGAAGTGTATGGGAAAACAATTGGAAGCTTTCTTCCTAAGGATAGCCCACTTCGTCAG GATCCTGCATATTATGTTCTTAAAGAAGATGAGTCCCCTTGCATTTTTGGTTCAATTGAAAAGCAGAGATGGTCCTATGCTTGTGCAAAGCAGTTGATTGAGAGGCTGATTTACG CTGAGGGTGCTGAAAATGGCATGGAGTTCACAATTGTGAGACCTTTTAATTGGATCGGACCAAGAATGGATTTCATTCCTGGCATTGATGGTCCAAGTGAGGGTGTTCCCAGGGTTCTTGCATGCTTTAGCAAT AACCTCCTCCGCCGAGAGCCCCTCAAGCTTGTGGATGGTGGCGAATCCCAGAGGACTTTCATTTATATTAAGGACGCTATTGAAGCTGTCTTATTGATGATT GAAAATCCTGCCAGGGCAAATGGGCACATTTTTAATGTGGGTAACCCACACAATGAGGTTACAGTTAGGCAGCTTGCTGAAATGATGACTAAG GTTTATTCAAAGGTAAGTGAAGAAGCTCCTTTGGAAAATCCTGCAATAGATGTGAGCTCCAAAGAATTTTATGGTGAGGGGTATGACGATAGTGACAAGAGAATTCCTGACATGACCATAATTAACAAGCAACTTG GCTGGAATCCTAAGACCTCACTTTGGGACCTTCTTGAATCTACTCTAACTTATCAGCATAGGACTTATGCTGAAGCCATTAAGAAGGCAATAGCAAAACCAGTTGCAAGCTAA
- the LOC130748062 gene encoding BTB/POZ domain-containing protein At3g44820, with the protein MAPAGKLSGFHREGDDWFCDTGLPSDIAVSIEGVTFHLHKFPLVSKCGKIARAHEKSKNTHEETLAMVLEEFPGGSDTFLFVAKFCYGFRVELTAKNAVLVHCAAEYLEMTDEFGEDNLLSKSESFFHKNILRNWKDCILALQSSEPVLPRAESLHLVGKCLNALSMMACTDPSLFGWPMMMYGSFQSPGGSILWNGINTGARIRSAESDWWFEDISYLSVSLFERLIKTMQARGIRPENLAGAIMYYSRKHLPGLSRWQGGQGGKTRTVVSFSLTPATTVDQRVLLESIEKLLPEKKGRSFCCFLLGLLRVALILNVSQTCKDSLERRIGMQLELATLDSLLIPTYSDSDALYNTDCIEHIVQHFIRAESNLTAFSPSSLDQHASSPSSESSKKVAKLIDSYIAEIASDVNLKPGKIRALAEGLPESSRLLHDGLYRALDIYFKAHPWLSDKEKEELCNIIDYRKLSIHACAHASQNDRLPLRVVLQVLFFEQLNLRTALTGCLNALDGEIAPAAPVRATALGDTAGEIVQRDGWVTVSRENQVLKVDMDRMSSRVGELEEEFSKIKLEMKTVAKSHSSQGSPRFFGRKFGCKLVPRSSDAQPESLDRSVSTPRASVEQARRSHNSKHRGSFS; encoded by the exons ATGGCTCCAGCTGGGAAGCTTTCTGGGTTTCATCGAGAAGGCGATGATTG GTTCTGTGATACTGGATTGCCAAGTGATATTGCTGTTTCCATTGAGGGTGTCACTTTCCATCTTCATAAG TTCCCTCTTGTATCAAAATGTGGAAAAATTGCTCGGGCACATGAAAAGTCCAAGAATACCCATGAGGAGACACTCGCAATGGTGCTGGAAGAATTTCCTGGTGGTTCGGACACTTTCTTATTTGTGGCCAAATTCTGTTATGGGTTTCGTGTGGAACTGACTGCGAAAAATGCAGTTCTGGTCCATTGCGCTGCAGAGTACCTGGAAATGACAGATGAATTTGGAGAAGATAACTTGTTGTCGAAATCAGAGAGCTTTTTCCATAAAAATATACTGCGCAACTGGAAAGATTGCATTTTGGCTCTCCAAAGTTCCGAGCCTGTTCTACCAAGAGCTGAAAGTCTTCATTTAGTGGGCAAGTGTTTAAATGCTCTATCTATGATGGCTTGTACTGACCCAAGTTTGTTTGGATGGCCCATGATGATGTACGGGAGTTTTCAGAGCCCTGGTGGAAGCATTCTTTGGAATGGTATAAACACCGGTGCTAGAATTCGGAGCGCAGAATCTGATTGGTGGTTCGAAGACATCTCATATCTCAGTGTGAGTTTGTTTGAGAGGCTTATTAAGACGATGCAAGCGAGAGGTATAAGACCTGAAAACCTGGCAGGTGCCATCATGTACTATTCTAGAAAGCACTTGCCCGGTCTGAGTCGGTGGCAGGGTGGCCAAGGCGGCAAAACCCGGACAGTTGTGAGTTTCAGCTTGACGCCTGCTACTACTGTTGATCAGAGGGTTCTGTTGGAAAGCATTGAAAAGCTTCTTCCTGAAAAGAAGGGAAGATCCTTTTGTTGCTTCCTACTTGGACTTCTAAGAGTGGCTTTGATATTGAATGTCAGTCAAACTTGCAAGGATTCTTTAGAGAGGAGGATAGGGATGCAATTGGAACTGGCAACTTTAGATAGTCTTCTGATTCCTACGTATTCAGATTCTGATGCATTATATAACACAGACTGTATTGAACATATAGTCCAGCATTTTATACGTGCAGAATCAAATTTAACTGCCTTTTCTCCTTCATCACTTGACCAGCATGCGTCGTCTCCTTCATCTGAATCATCCAAAAAAGTGGCAAAGTTGATAGATAGCTACATTGcagaaattgcttctgatgTTAATTTAAAACCAGGAAAGATACGCGCTCTTGCAGAGGGACTCCCCGAGTCATCAAGATTATTGCACGACGGACTTTACAGGGCACTGGACATATATTTCAAG GCCCATCCTTGGCTCTCTGATAAAGAGAAGGAAGAACTATGCAACATCATTGACTACAGAAAACTCTCAATCCATGCTTGTGCCCATGCGTCGCAAAACGACAGGTTGCCCCTCAGGGTTGTTCTTCAGGTGCTGTTCTTTGAACAGCTGAATTTGAGAACAGCATTAACTGGATGTCTCAATGCATTGGATGGTGAAATTGCTCCAGCAGCTCCTGTTCGTGCAACTGCCTTAGGTGACACGGCAGGCGAAATTGTACAGAGGGACGGATGGGTGACCGTTTCGCGCGAAAACCAGGTTTTAAAGGTGGACATGGATCGGATGAGCTCTAGAGTTGGAGAACTTGAAGAAGAATTCAGCAAAATAAAGCTAGAAATGAAAACTGTGGCCAAATCCCACAGTTCTCAGGGTTCTCCTCGATTTTTTGGGAGGAAATTTGGGTGTAAGCTTGTTCCTAGATCTTCAGATGCTCAACCAGAATCCCTTGACCGCTCCGTGTCCACACCAAGAGCATCAGTTGAACAAGCACGTCGATCCCATAATTCGAAACACAGGGGAAGTTTTTCTTGA